In one window of Panthera uncia isolate 11264 chromosome F2, Puncia_PCG_1.0, whole genome shotgun sequence DNA:
- the GPT gene encoding alanine aminotransferase 1 isoform X2, whose translation MGGLRGLGPGRALLGVMAMRVGDHSQVAMNGLKEKVLTLDTMNPCVRKVEYAVRGPIVLRALELEQELRQGVKKPFTEVIRANIGDAQAMGQKPITFLRQVLALCVHPDLLNSPDFPEDAKRRAERILQACGGHSLGAYSISSGIQLIREDVARYIERRDGGIPADPSNIYLSTGASDAIVTVLKLLVAGEGRTRTGVLIPIPQYPLYSAALAELNAVQVDYYLDEERAWALDVAELRRALAQARDHCCPRALCVINPGNPTGQVQARECIEAVIRFAFEERLFLMADEVYQDNVYAEGSQFHSFKKVLTEMGPPYAAQQELASFHSVSKGYMGECGFRGGYVEVVNMDPAVQSQMQKLMSVRLCPPVPGQLLLDLVVSPPAPSEPSFAQFQAELGLAPDMFFCLRLLEETGICVVPGSGFGQKEGTYHFRMTILPPLEKLRPLLEKLSQFHAKFTREYS comes from the exons ATGGGGGGCCTGAGAGGGCTCGGCCCTGGCAGAGCCCTGCTGGG GGTCATGGCCATGAGGGTGGGTGACCACAGCCAGGTTGCAATGAACGGGCTGAAGGAGAAGGTGCTGACGCTGGACACCATGAACCCCTGTGTTCGGAAGGTGGAGTATGCGGTGCGAGGTCCCATCGTGCTGCGTGCCCTTGAGCTGGAGCAGGAGCTGCGGCAG GGGGTAAAGAAGCCCTTCACTGAGGTCATTCGCGCCAACATCGGGGATGCACAGGCCATGGGGCAGAAGCCCATCACCTTCCTGCGTCAG GTCCTGGCCCTCTGCGTCCACCCCGATCTCCTGAACAGCCCGGACTTCCCCGAGGATGCCAAGAGAAGGGCTGAGCGCATCTTGCAGGCGTGCGGGGGACACAGCCTGG GGGCCTACAGCATCAGCTCAGGCATCCAGCTGATCCGGGAGGATGTAGCGAGGTACATCGAGCGGCGCGACGGAGGCATTCCCGCGGACCCCAGTAACATTTACCTGTCCACCGGGGCCAGCGACGCCATCGTG ACGGTGCTGAAGTTGCTGGTGGCTGGAGAGGGTCGCACGCGCACGGGTGTGCTCATCCCCATCCCTCAGTACCCGCTCTACTCGGCCGCGCTGGCCGAGCTCAACGCTGTGCAGGTGGATTACTACCTGGACGAGGAGCGCGCGTGGGCCCTCGACGTGGCCGAGCTGCGGCGCGCCCTGGCCCAGGCGCGGGATCATTGCTGCCCTCGCGCACTCTGCGTTATCAACCCCGGCAACCCCACTG GGCAGGTGCAAGCCCGCGAGTGCATCGAGGCCGTGATTCGCTTCGCCTTTGAGGAGCGCCTCTTCCTGATGGCGGATGAG GTGTACCAAGACAACGTGTACGCGGAGGGCTCGCAGTTCCACTCGTTCAAGAAGGTGCTCACGGAGATGGGGCCGCCCTACGCGGCGCAGCAGGAGCTCGCCTCCTTCCACTCGGTCTCCAAAGGCTACATGGGAGA GTGTGGGTTCCGCGGCGGCTACGTGGAGGTGGTGAACATGGACCCCGCGGTGCAGTCCCAGATGCAGAAGCTGATGAGCGTGCGGCTGTGCCCGCCGGTGCCGGGCCAACTCCTGCTGGACTTGGTGGTCAGCCCTCCCGCACCCTCGGAGCCCTCCTTCGCGCAGTTCCAGGCG GAGCTGGGCCTGGCGCCCGACATGTTCTTCTGCTTGCGCCTTCTGGAGGAGACCGGCATCTGCGTGGTGCCCGGGAGTGGCTTCGGGCAGAAGGAAGGCACCTACCACTTCCG GATGACCATTCTGCCCCCTTTGGAGAAGCTGCGGCCTCTGCTGGAGAAGCTGAGCCAGTTCCACGCCAAGTTCACCCGAGAGTACTCCTAA
- the GPT gene encoding alanine aminotransferase 1 isoform X1, with product MGGLRGLGPGRALLGVMAMRVGDHSQVAMNGLKEKVLTLDTMNPCVRKVEYAVRGPIVLRALELEQELRQGVKKPFTEVIRANIGDAQAMGQKPITFLRQVLALCVHPDLLNSPDFPEDAKRRAERILQACGGHSLGAYSISSGIQLIREDVARYIERRDGGIPADPSNIYLSTGASDAIVTVLKLLVAGEGRTRTGVLIPIPQYPLYSAALAELNAVQVDYYLDEERAWALDVAELRRALAQARDHCCPRALCVINPGNPTGQVQARECIEAVIRFAFEERLFLMADEVYQDNVYAEGSQFHSFKKVLTEMGPPYAAQQELASFHSVSKGYMGECGFRGGYVEVVNMDPAVQSQMQKLMSVRLCPPVPGQLLLDLVVSPPAPSEPSFAQFQAERQAVLAELAAKAKLTEQVFNEAPGIRCNPVQGAMYSFPSVQLPPRAVQRAQELGLAPDMFFCLRLLEETGICVVPGSGFGQKEGTYHFRMTILPPLEKLRPLLEKLSQFHAKFTREYS from the exons ATGGGGGGCCTGAGAGGGCTCGGCCCTGGCAGAGCCCTGCTGGG GGTCATGGCCATGAGGGTGGGTGACCACAGCCAGGTTGCAATGAACGGGCTGAAGGAGAAGGTGCTGACGCTGGACACCATGAACCCCTGTGTTCGGAAGGTGGAGTATGCGGTGCGAGGTCCCATCGTGCTGCGTGCCCTTGAGCTGGAGCAGGAGCTGCGGCAG GGGGTAAAGAAGCCCTTCACTGAGGTCATTCGCGCCAACATCGGGGATGCACAGGCCATGGGGCAGAAGCCCATCACCTTCCTGCGTCAG GTCCTGGCCCTCTGCGTCCACCCCGATCTCCTGAACAGCCCGGACTTCCCCGAGGATGCCAAGAGAAGGGCTGAGCGCATCTTGCAGGCGTGCGGGGGACACAGCCTGG GGGCCTACAGCATCAGCTCAGGCATCCAGCTGATCCGGGAGGATGTAGCGAGGTACATCGAGCGGCGCGACGGAGGCATTCCCGCGGACCCCAGTAACATTTACCTGTCCACCGGGGCCAGCGACGCCATCGTG ACGGTGCTGAAGTTGCTGGTGGCTGGAGAGGGTCGCACGCGCACGGGTGTGCTCATCCCCATCCCTCAGTACCCGCTCTACTCGGCCGCGCTGGCCGAGCTCAACGCTGTGCAGGTGGATTACTACCTGGACGAGGAGCGCGCGTGGGCCCTCGACGTGGCCGAGCTGCGGCGCGCCCTGGCCCAGGCGCGGGATCATTGCTGCCCTCGCGCACTCTGCGTTATCAACCCCGGCAACCCCACTG GGCAGGTGCAAGCCCGCGAGTGCATCGAGGCCGTGATTCGCTTCGCCTTTGAGGAGCGCCTCTTCCTGATGGCGGATGAG GTGTACCAAGACAACGTGTACGCGGAGGGCTCGCAGTTCCACTCGTTCAAGAAGGTGCTCACGGAGATGGGGCCGCCCTACGCGGCGCAGCAGGAGCTCGCCTCCTTCCACTCGGTCTCCAAAGGCTACATGGGAGA GTGTGGGTTCCGCGGCGGCTACGTGGAGGTGGTGAACATGGACCCCGCGGTGCAGTCCCAGATGCAGAAGCTGATGAGCGTGCGGCTGTGCCCGCCGGTGCCGGGCCAACTCCTGCTGGACTTGGTGGTCAGCCCTCCCGCACCCTCGGAGCCCTCCTTCGCGCAGTTCCAGGCG GAGAGGCAGGCGGTGCTGGCCGAGCTGGCGGCGAAGGCCAAGCTCACGGAGCAAGTTTTCAACGAGGCTCCCGGCATCCGCTGCAACCCGGTGCAGGGCGCCATGTACTCCTTCCCTAGCGTGCAGCTGCCCCCGCGCGCCGTGCAGCGCGCTCAG GAGCTGGGCCTGGCGCCCGACATGTTCTTCTGCTTGCGCCTTCTGGAGGAGACCGGCATCTGCGTGGTGCCCGGGAGTGGCTTCGGGCAGAAGGAAGGCACCTACCACTTCCG GATGACCATTCTGCCCCCTTTGGAGAAGCTGCGGCCTCTGCTGGAGAAGCTGAGCCAGTTCCACGCCAAGTTCACCCGAGAGTACTCCTAA
- the MFSD3 gene encoding major facilitator superfamily domain-containing protein 3, which produces MHGKLLPLAGLYLVQGLPYGLQSGLLPVLLRARGLSLTRVGLAKVLYLPWLFKLVWAPLVDTRGSLRVWLMLSTAALGLVCGLLAVLPPAEGGRAGLPVTVAGLLLLLNLGAAVQDVALDTLAVQLLEPAELGPGNTVQVVAYKLGAVLAGGGLLALVPTLSWPLLFLLLAAIYWLAAALVWAAPALQQLPVSQPSERPLRTLHLLQELLVMPGTLWTAGFVLTYKLGEQGASSLFPLFLLDHGISTPELGLWNGVGAVVCSIVGSSLGGALLARHWQPLPLLRSVLRFRLGGLACQTTLLFHLDTPGVRLGPSTVLRGAALLSLCLQHFLGGLVTTTTFTLMMHCSQLAPSALQATHYSLLATLELLGKLFLGTLAGALADSLGLHLCFSLFLALSGMPILYLGLAPSTLA; this is translated from the exons ATGCATGGGAAGCTCCTGCCGCTGGCCGGGCTCTACCTAGTGCAAGGCTTGCCCTATGGGCTGCAGTCCGGCCTGCTGCCCGTGCTGCTGCGGGCGCGTGGCCTCTCCCTGACACGTGTGGGACTGGCCAAAGTGCTGTACCTGCCGTGGCTGTTTAAACTCGTGTGGGCCCCACTGGTGGACACGCGGGGCTCCCTGAGGGTCTGGCTGATGCTCAGCACGGCTGCTCTGGGCCTGGTGTGTGGGCTGCTGGCAGTCCTGCCTCCTGCAGAAGGTGGCCGGGCTGGGCTGCCTGTCACCGTGGCAGGGCTGCTTCTGCTGCTGAACCTGGGTGCGGCTGTGCAGGACGTGGCCCTGGACACGCTGGCCGTACAACTCTTGGAGCCAGCCGAGCTAGGGCCTGGTAACACAGTACAGGTGGTCGCTTATAAGCTAGGGGCAGTGCTGGCGGGAGGGGGCCTGTTGGCCCTCGTGCCCACCCTCTCCTGGCCCCTGCTCTTTCTGCTCCTGGCTGCCATCTATTGGTTGGCTGCTGCCCTGGTCTGGGCTGCACCAGCCCTGCAGCAGTTGCCTGTATCTCAGCCCTCAGAACGACCCCTCCGCACCCTGCACCTTCTGCAGGAATTGCTGGTCATGCCTGGTACTCTGTGGAcagcaggctttgtgctcactTACAAACTGG GTGAGCAGGGAGCCAGCAGCTTGTTTCCGCTCTTCCTGCTGGACCACGGCATCTCTACTCCAGAGCTGGGCCTGTGGAACGGTGTGGGCGCTGTGGTCTGCTCCATTGTAGGCTCGTCCCTGGGCGGGGCCCTGCTGGCCAGGCACTG gcaaccactgccTTTGCTGAGGTCTGTGCTTCGCTTCCGTCTTGGTGGTCTGGCCTGCCAGACCACCCTGCTCTTCCACCTGGACACCCCGGGGGTCAGGCTGGGCCCCAGCACCGTCCTGAGAG GGGCAGCCTTGTTGAGCCTGTGTCTGCAACACTTCCTGGGGGGCCTGGTTACAACCACCACATTCACCCTGATGATGCACTGCAGCCAGCTGGCACCCAGTGCCCTGCAG GCCACACACTACAGCCTCCTGGCCACTCTGGAGCTGCTGGGGAAGCTGTTCCTGGGCACACTGGCTGGAGCCCTGGCTGACAGCCTGGGGCTgcatctctgcttctccctcttccttgctctctcagGCATGCCCATTCTGTATCTGGGTCTGGCACCCAGCACCCTGGCCTGA